One genomic segment of Gemmatimonadales bacterium includes these proteins:
- a CDS encoding serine/threonine-protein kinase: MPDFSTQLADALAPDYTLDRELGRGGMGAVFLAHDTKLDRQVAIKALPPEHAVRPELRERFLRETRTAASFSHPNIVPVHGVEDRNQILCFVMGFVDGETLTQRVRRAGPLSASEAGRMMQEVAWALSYAHGRGVIHRDVKPDNIMLERATGRAVVTDFGIARSNATSGLTAVGEVIGTTHFMSPEQAAGETLDGRSDLYSLGCVAFFAVTGHPPFDAPNTTGLLALHLTQRPPAVLSKRPDLPASLAKVIDQLLEKEPDARFGSGEEVVTALETLRAGRPEIAPALRLFHQRSAMTLRGFFIVLAFAPYMISRARHPGDAMVITVVFLAAVGMMVTAILENARQLIRHGFQYSDVSASATAMSAEQEEAAAALQASVDFSGRARRRTIRGVALVLSAPLLFALATLRLRHEVDGVSVLGFPGMVLIAVASVLFVVGVATLANDERRQLRVERRLERLWTGKFGAAFFRIANRGVERERARMAKRKARLERELRTLDGRSEK; this comes from the coding sequence ATGCCCGACTTCTCCACCCAGCTCGCCGACGCTCTCGCCCCCGACTACACCCTCGACCGGGAACTCGGCCGCGGTGGCATGGGTGCCGTCTTCCTGGCCCACGACACCAAGCTCGACCGGCAGGTGGCCATCAAGGCCCTCCCGCCGGAGCATGCCGTCCGCCCGGAGCTTCGCGAGCGCTTCCTCCGCGAGACCCGGACGGCCGCCTCCTTCTCCCATCCGAACATTGTCCCGGTGCACGGGGTCGAGGACCGCAACCAGATCCTCTGCTTCGTGATGGGCTTCGTCGACGGGGAAACCCTCACGCAACGGGTCCGGCGGGCCGGCCCCCTCTCGGCCTCCGAGGCCGGGCGCATGATGCAGGAAGTGGCCTGGGCCCTCTCCTACGCCCACGGGCGCGGGGTCATTCACCGCGACGTGAAGCCCGACAACATCATGCTCGAACGCGCCACCGGACGGGCCGTCGTCACCGACTTCGGCATCGCTCGCTCCAATGCGACCAGCGGTTTGACCGCTGTCGGAGAGGTGATCGGTACCACCCACTTCATGAGCCCGGAGCAGGCGGCCGGAGAGACCCTCGACGGGCGCAGCGACCTCTACTCCCTCGGCTGCGTGGCCTTCTTCGCTGTCACCGGCCACCCTCCGTTCGACGCGCCAAACACCACCGGTCTCCTGGCGCTGCACCTCACCCAGCGCCCGCCGGCGGTGCTCTCCAAGCGCCCCGACCTTCCGGCGTCCCTCGCCAAGGTGATCGACCAGCTCCTGGAAAAAGAACCCGACGCCCGGTTCGGGTCTGGTGAAGAAGTGGTCACGGCACTTGAGACACTTCGAGCCGGACGGCCAGAGATCGCGCCGGCCCTGCGGCTGTTTCATCAGCGAAGCGCCATGACCCTGCGCGGATTCTTCATCGTACTTGCCTTCGCTCCCTACATGATCTCCCGGGCCCGGCATCCTGGTGACGCCATGGTCATCACGGTGGTGTTCCTGGCGGCGGTCGGCATGATGGTCACCGCGATCCTGGAAAACGCCCGGCAACTTATCCGGCACGGATTCCAGTACTCCGATGTGTCGGCGAGTGCCACGGCCATGAGCGCCGAACAGGAGGAGGCGGCTGCAGCGCTACAGGCGTCGGTCGACTTCTCCGGCCGGGCAAGGCGCAGGACCATACGGGGCGTGGCGCTCGTCCTCAGCGCACCGCTGCTGTTCGCCCTCGCCACCCTCCGTCTGAGGCATGAGGTTGACGGCGTTTCTGTACTCGGATTCCCGGGGATGGTCCTCATTGCCGTCGCCTCTGTCCTCTTCGTGGTTGGTGTGGCCACGCTGGCCAATGACGAGCGGCGCCAGCTTCGCGTCGAACGGCGACTCGAACGGCTCTGGACCGGAAAGTTCGGCGCCGCATTCTTCCGGATCGCAAACCGGGGAGTCGAGCGTGAACGGGCGCGGATGGCGAAGCGGAAGGCGAGGCTCGAACGCGAACTGCGCACCCTTGATGGGCGCTCGGAGAAATAG
- a CDS encoding type II toxin-antitoxin system Phd/YefM family antitoxin — protein sequence MDRTTLPVSMARSNFSDLLNEVLIYGERVVLERHGKPVAALVSVADLERLEAMALEGGGPAST from the coding sequence ATGGACAGGACGACCCTGCCCGTCTCGATGGCGAGGAGCAACTTCTCGGATCTGCTGAATGAGGTGCTGATCTACGGAGAGAGGGTCGTGCTGGAACGTCACGGAAAGCCGGTGGCGGCCCTCGTGTCAGTGGCAGACTTGGAGCGGCTGGAAGCGATGGCCCTGGAAGGCGGGGGCCCCGCGAGCACCTGA
- a CDS encoding PDZ domain-containing protein — translation MMRSWIPLALGALLLVPSPATAQEDNVMVFAAPGRPRIGVLVDVSASEANNKLGATIKSVTPDGPAAKAGLEAGDIITKFGGTSLGGEAPGQKLVELAQALSPGDTVQVEYRRGTASRTATIVAANLGGSSFAWRSGPGNDYMVEMAPLMKERARAMADRELAIVDMNRAMGEMGRNFTVRVGGGAFGLDMAEMNTGLGEYFGTSKGILILENPSDSTMPLKAGDVILAIDGRAPADVGQARRILGSYDSGDVAKFEIMRMKKKTTVSWTVPARQRMRIRSPMNWQGVTPPRAPGAPVAPGAMPKVRVKTPPPAPPAAPASVAPAPAAPVPPVART, via the coding sequence ATGATGCGTTCGTGGATTCCCCTGGCTCTTGGCGCCCTGCTGCTCGTCCCCTCGCCCGCCACCGCCCAGGAAGACAACGTGATGGTGTTCGCCGCCCCCGGCCGTCCCCGCATCGGGGTATTGGTGGATGTCAGCGCCAGTGAGGCCAACAACAAGCTCGGTGCCACCATCAAGTCCGTGACGCCGGACGGCCCCGCGGCCAAGGCGGGGCTCGAGGCCGGCGACATCATCACCAAGTTCGGCGGGACCTCGCTGGGTGGTGAGGCCCCGGGGCAGAAGCTCGTCGAGCTGGCGCAGGCCCTCTCACCTGGTGACACCGTGCAGGTGGAATACCGCCGTGGCACCGCGAGCCGGACCGCCACCATCGTCGCCGCCAACCTTGGCGGATCGTCGTTCGCCTGGCGGAGCGGCCCCGGCAACGACTACATGGTCGAGATGGCGCCGCTGATGAAGGAGCGGGCACGCGCGATGGCGGACCGTGAGCTGGCGATCGTCGACATGAATCGCGCAATGGGCGAGATGGGCCGCAATTTCACCGTCCGGGTCGGCGGCGGGGCCTTCGGCCTCGACATGGCGGAGATGAACACCGGGCTGGGCGAATACTTCGGCACTTCCAAGGGGATCCTGATTCTCGAAAACCCCTCCGACTCGACGATGCCGCTCAAGGCGGGTGACGTGATCCTTGCCATCGACGGCCGCGCCCCCGCCGATGTCGGCCAGGCCCGCCGGATTCTCGGCAGCTATGACAGCGGTGACGTCGCGAAGTTTGAGATCATGCGGATGAAGAAGAAGACGACCGTCTCGTGGACGGTGCCGGCCAGGCAGCGCATGCGGATTCGCAGCCCGATGAACTGGCAGGGCGTCACGCCTCCCCGCGCGCCGGGGGCGCCGGTCGCGCCGGGCGCAATGCCGAAGGTGCGCGTGAAGACCCCGCCGCCGGCCCCGCCGGCCGCTCCCGCGTCGGTCGCGCCGGCCCCTGCGGCCCCGGTCCCGCCAGTCGCTCGCACCTGA
- a CDS encoding protein phosphatase 2C domain-containing protein: MPDSGSHPQHPTRQDVDIFGMCHLGLVRKENQDHFLVASLHKSMHLHQTTLPNEGLGSLVSGARGYVFLVADGVGSTPWGEQASGSALRAIADYVIHGMDVEAMPDEDHDHRVVDRLRRSVEHGHQAIKDAGEAEGKRGMATTLTMVTIHWPRAYVIHVGDSRGYRLRQGVLTQVTKDQTMAQAMIDAGALTPAAAEQSRLKHILWSALGGKEATPEVSTLDCEWEDVMLLCSDGLTKHVSDEEIRQELLRSTSAEQSCHTLIDLALSRGGSDNVTVVIGRLRGPRPAA, from the coding sequence ATGCCCGATTCCGGTTCCCATCCGCAACACCCCACCCGGCAGGACGTGGACATCTTCGGGATGTGCCACCTGGGACTGGTCCGCAAGGAAAACCAGGATCACTTCCTGGTGGCCAGCCTCCACAAGTCGATGCACCTCCACCAGACCACCCTCCCCAACGAGGGACTGGGATCGCTGGTCAGCGGCGCACGGGGGTATGTCTTCCTCGTCGCGGACGGCGTCGGAAGCACCCCGTGGGGAGAGCAGGCCAGTGGGTCCGCGCTCCGTGCCATCGCCGACTATGTCATCCACGGAATGGATGTGGAGGCGATGCCCGATGAGGACCATGACCACCGGGTCGTCGATCGGCTCCGCCGCTCGGTGGAGCATGGGCACCAGGCCATCAAGGATGCCGGCGAGGCCGAGGGGAAGCGTGGCATGGCCACGACGCTCACCATGGTGACGATCCACTGGCCGCGCGCCTACGTGATCCACGTCGGCGACAGCCGGGGGTACCGTCTGCGCCAGGGGGTCCTGACGCAGGTCACCAAGGACCAGACGATGGCCCAGGCGATGATCGACGCCGGGGCGCTCACACCGGCCGCCGCCGAGCAAAGTCGACTGAAGCACATTCTCTGGAGCGCCCTGGGCGGCAAGGAGGCGACGCCGGAAGTGTCGACCCTCGACTGCGAGTGGGAGGATGTGATGCTCCTCTGCAGCGACGGACTCACGAAGCATGTCTCCGACGAGGAGATCCGCCAGGAACTCCTGCGCTCGACGTCGGCGGAACAGAGTTGCCACACCCTGATCGACCTGGCCCTGTCACGGGGCGGCAGTGACAACGTGACCGTCGTCATCGGGCGGCTTCGGGGCCCGCGCCCTGCAGCTTGA
- a CDS encoding protein kinase: protein MAELSDRLHAALGDNYRILRELGGGGMSRVFLAEEVRLGRRVVIKVLPPDMAAGVNAERFEREIQLAASLQHPHIVQLLTAGANADLAYYVMPFIDGESLRARLAREGALPMAEVLRILHNVVDALAYSHHHGVVHRDIKPDNVMLSGKHALVTDFGVAKAVSASSGDGHTNLTSLGIALGTPAYMSPEQAAADPRVDQRADIYAVGAMAYEMLCGRTPFVAPTPQGMLAAHIAERPEPPARYRNTIPTAMNELVLKCLEKNPADRIQTADEIAAMLTAMATPTGGTTPISTEPVSTARQDALAAVKRYAPGRVLGLFLFASLVVVGLAFGLTRLFDLPDWVWEGAAVAMAIGLPIIAYTGRVERKRAVQMTMGTLRFEPEPVHHGWFTWRRTIIGGWMALGLVVLLGAGFLISRKLGVGPGSTLMSAGVLAAQDRIILVEFDNRTSDSTLGASVTEALRIDLGQSNVMRLVETGDLQAALLRMGKPADARVDQALASDVARREGIKAIITGEITQLGSGYSLAARVLDANTGETLVPIRETANDASQLISAVDRLSKALREKVGESLGRIRGSDRLEQVTTSSFEALRLYTEATEKHAHGDSEGAIPLLRQAVAIDSTFAMAWRKLAVVLPQALPGSNEESMEAAKRAYQYRDRLPPVERGLTEAYYHEKVTGDQEKIEAAYRAVLAVNPDEPTALNNLGLKLNEEGRAPEAEVLLRHLVATSDIQSGLINLIQSLSQQGKNAAADSALAELRRRNPTSPRADQMVRGSAYIRRDFRAADSLLRDPARIQPTAPADRINEQWERVGVATALGRLDEANRVAAELATTMASLGQQGTVLYLDLMPAVQRANLLGEWKQLVDLTDSVYSPTAMNALPEPQRPYMGLAYPYALAGRPADVKRLRADWTRTRPAEQRSAADSIYWDALVARSEGRWRDAAMAFDAHRVKIRCPNCDLVDAAQVWELAGEPDSALARYEASVTLPDARVSDSEASFTLGPTYRHLGEMYEARDDRAKALKYYGDFVDLWRDADAVLQPQVKEVRERMAGLAGEK from the coding sequence ATGGCCGAACTGTCGGACCGCCTGCACGCGGCCCTCGGCGACAATTATCGCATCCTCCGGGAACTCGGCGGCGGCGGGATGAGCCGTGTCTTCCTCGCCGAGGAAGTGCGGCTCGGGCGCAGGGTCGTGATCAAGGTGCTCCCCCCCGACATGGCTGCCGGCGTCAACGCTGAGCGGTTCGAGCGGGAAATTCAGCTCGCCGCCTCGCTCCAGCACCCCCACATCGTCCAGTTGCTGACGGCCGGTGCCAATGCCGACCTGGCGTACTACGTCATGCCGTTCATCGACGGCGAGTCGCTCCGCGCCCGGCTGGCTCGCGAAGGCGCCCTCCCGATGGCGGAGGTGCTCCGCATCCTCCACAACGTGGTGGATGCGCTGGCCTACTCCCACCACCACGGCGTGGTGCATCGGGATATCAAGCCTGACAACGTGATGCTTTCCGGCAAGCACGCCCTGGTGACCGATTTCGGCGTGGCCAAGGCGGTGAGCGCCTCGAGCGGCGACGGGCACACCAACCTGACCTCGCTTGGCATTGCGCTCGGCACGCCGGCGTACATGAGCCCGGAACAGGCGGCGGCCGATCCACGGGTGGACCAGCGCGCGGACATCTACGCCGTCGGCGCCATGGCGTACGAGATGCTCTGCGGCCGCACGCCGTTCGTGGCTCCTACTCCGCAGGGGATGCTGGCGGCGCACATCGCGGAACGGCCGGAGCCACCAGCCCGGTACCGGAACACCATCCCCACCGCGATGAACGAGCTGGTGCTGAAGTGCCTGGAGAAGAATCCGGCGGACCGGATCCAGACCGCCGATGAAATCGCGGCGATGCTGACCGCGATGGCGACGCCGACGGGCGGCACCACGCCGATTTCCACGGAGCCGGTTTCCACGGCACGACAGGATGCCCTCGCCGCCGTCAAGCGTTACGCACCCGGCCGAGTCCTGGGCCTGTTTCTCTTTGCGTCGCTCGTCGTGGTGGGCCTGGCGTTTGGACTCACGCGCCTGTTCGACCTGCCGGACTGGGTGTGGGAGGGGGCGGCCGTGGCGATGGCCATCGGGCTCCCGATCATTGCCTACACCGGGCGGGTGGAACGGAAGCGGGCGGTCCAGATGACCATGGGCACCCTCCGTTTTGAGCCGGAGCCGGTACACCACGGCTGGTTCACCTGGCGCCGCACCATCATCGGTGGGTGGATGGCGCTCGGTCTCGTGGTGCTCCTGGGCGCGGGCTTTCTGATCTCGCGAAAGCTGGGCGTCGGACCGGGCAGCACCCTGATGAGCGCCGGGGTGCTGGCGGCGCAGGACCGGATCATCCTGGTCGAGTTCGACAACCGGACCAGCGATTCCACTCTTGGCGCGTCAGTGACCGAGGCGCTCCGCATCGACCTTGGCCAGTCGAACGTGATGCGGCTGGTGGAGACGGGCGACCTGCAGGCGGCGCTGCTCCGCATGGGGAAGCCGGCTGATGCCAGGGTCGACCAGGCGCTGGCCAGCGACGTGGCGCGGCGCGAGGGGATCAAGGCCATCATCACCGGGGAAATCACCCAGCTGGGATCGGGCTACTCGCTGGCGGCACGGGTGCTCGACGCCAACACCGGCGAGACGCTGGTGCCGATCCGCGAGACGGCGAACGACGCCTCCCAGCTCATTTCGGCGGTGGACCGGCTTTCGAAGGCGCTGCGCGAAAAGGTTGGAGAGTCGCTGGGCCGCATCCGGGGCAGCGACCGACTGGAGCAGGTGACTACATCTTCGTTCGAAGCGCTTCGACTCTACACCGAGGCGACCGAGAAACACGCTCACGGGGATTCGGAGGGTGCCATCCCGCTCCTTCGCCAGGCGGTGGCGATCGACAGCACCTTCGCGATGGCGTGGCGGAAGCTGGCAGTGGTGTTGCCGCAGGCACTCCCGGGGAGCAACGAGGAGTCGATGGAAGCGGCGAAACGGGCCTACCAGTACCGCGATCGGCTCCCTCCCGTCGAACGAGGTTTGACCGAGGCCTACTATCACGAAAAAGTGACGGGAGACCAGGAGAAGATCGAGGCGGCATACCGGGCGGTGCTGGCGGTCAACCCCGACGAGCCGACGGCGCTCAACAATCTCGGCCTGAAATTGAACGAGGAAGGCCGGGCGCCAGAGGCCGAGGTGCTCCTCCGCCATCTGGTGGCCACCTCCGACATTCAGAGTGGACTGATCAATCTGATCCAATCGCTCTCGCAACAGGGGAAGAATGCAGCGGCCGACTCGGCACTGGCTGAGCTGCGCCGCCGCAACCCGACCTCACCCCGCGCGGACCAGATGGTTCGAGGGTCTGCGTATATCCGACGCGATTTCCGTGCGGCCGATTCACTCCTTCGGGACCCGGCGCGAATCCAGCCGACCGCGCCTGCGGACCGTATCAATGAGCAGTGGGAGCGGGTTGGGGTCGCCACGGCGCTGGGACGGCTGGACGAAGCCAATCGTGTCGCGGCAGAGCTTGCCACGACCATGGCCTCCCTGGGTCAACAGGGGACCGTGCTGTACCTCGATCTGATGCCGGCGGTCCAGAGAGCGAACCTCCTCGGGGAGTGGAAGCAGCTGGTCGACCTCACCGATTCGGTCTATTCCCCCACGGCGATGAACGCCCTTCCGGAGCCGCAGCGACCGTACATGGGGCTCGCCTACCCCTATGCGCTGGCGGGCCGGCCTGCCGACGTCAAGCGGCTCCGTGCTGACTGGACTCGCACCCGTCCGGCCGAACAGCGCTCAGCTGCGGATTCGATCTACTGGGATGCCCTCGTGGCCCGAAGCGAGGGTCGGTGGCGGGATGCCGCGATGGCATTTGACGCACACCGAGTCAAGATCAGATGCCCCAATTGCGATCTCGTCGATGCCGCGCAGGTGTGGGAGCTCGCCGGTGAGCCCGATTCGGCGCTGGCCCGCTACGAGGCCTCCGTCACCCTGCCCGATGCCCGTGTGAGCGATTCGGAAGCCTCCTTCACGCTTGGCCCCACGTACCGGCACCTCGGAGAGATGTACGAAGCGAGGGACGACCGCGCCAAGGCGCTCAAGTACTATGGCGACTTCGTGGATCTCTGGCGGGACGCCGATGCCGTGCTCCAGCCGCAGGTGAAGGAAGTTCGCGAGCGGATGGCGGGGCTGGCGGGAGAGAAGTAA
- a CDS encoding chalcone isomerase family protein yields the protein MLSLTLLALAGSLTAAPADTTYNKVTLPGTVEVAGQTLVLNGVALRKKAIFKVYVAGLYLPAKSNNPDAVLADDTNRELVMQFLRDVGKDKMCEAWDEALEKNTPDASEQLKAEFVTLCGYMEDIKKEQQFVFTYIAGTGTEIKVNGVLKGTIKGKDFADALFKAWIGPNPGPGTGFRDDLMGIKN from the coding sequence ATGCTCAGTCTCACCCTGCTGGCCCTGGCCGGCAGCCTGACCGCCGCACCGGCGGACACGACCTACAACAAAGTGACCCTGCCCGGCACCGTCGAGGTCGCCGGTCAGACCCTGGTGCTGAACGGCGTGGCCCTCCGGAAGAAGGCCATCTTCAAGGTCTACGTCGCCGGCCTCTACCTCCCGGCCAAGTCCAACAATCCCGATGCGGTCCTCGCGGACGACACGAATCGGGAGCTGGTCATGCAGTTCCTGCGGGACGTCGGGAAGGACAAGATGTGCGAGGCGTGGGATGAGGCGCTCGAGAAGAACACGCCCGACGCCTCCGAGCAGTTGAAGGCGGAGTTCGTGACGCTCTGCGGCTACATGGAAGACATCAAGAAGGAACAGCAGTTCGTCTTCACGTACATCGCGGGGACCGGAACGGAGATCAAGGTCAACGGCGTCCTGAAGGGGACCATCAAGGGCAAGGACTTCGCCGACGCGCTCTTCAAGGCGTGGATCGGTCCGAACCCCGGGCCGGGCACTGGCTTCCGTGATGACCTGATGGGAATCAAGAACTAG
- a CDS encoding copper homeostasis protein CutC, with translation MPPIVLEACVETLAGALAAEEGGAGRIELCASLEVGGLTPSVALVEECVRRLSIPVFVLARPVPGPFVLSRKELARLLEDIRHAADQGAAGVVAGALTAAGTVDEPALEAILAAAGPLSVTFHRAFDAAADQLSAVEVLARCGVGRVLTSGGAAMAAQGAGRIKVLVERAAGRIGILAGGSIRAHNAGALVRATGVTEIHSRTPEDPVAVRALVAAANGA, from the coding sequence ATGCCTCCGATCGTCCTCGAAGCCTGTGTCGAGACCCTGGCCGGCGCCCTCGCGGCTGAAGAGGGCGGGGCAGGACGCATCGAACTTTGCGCATCCCTGGAGGTGGGGGGATTGACGCCCTCCGTCGCCCTGGTCGAGGAATGCGTCCGTCGCCTCTCCATACCGGTGTTTGTGCTTGCGCGCCCGGTTCCGGGGCCGTTTGTCCTCTCCCGGAAGGAACTCGCGAGGCTGCTCGAGGATATCCGGCACGCCGCCGATCAGGGGGCTGCCGGGGTGGTGGCCGGTGCGCTTACCGCGGCGGGCACGGTCGACGAGCCCGCCCTCGAGGCCATCCTCGCCGCGGCAGGGCCGCTGTCCGTCACCTTCCACCGCGCATTCGACGCCGCCGCGGACCAGTTGTCGGCGGTGGAGGTCCTGGCCCGGTGCGGAGTGGGGCGTGTGCTGACGTCGGGGGGGGCCGCGATGGCGGCCCAGGGTGCGGGGAGGATCAAGGTGCTCGTCGAGCGGGCGGCAGGCCGGATCGGGATCCTGGCGGGCGGATCCATCCGGGCGCACAACGCCGGCGCGCTGGTGCGGGCCACGGGCGTGACCGAGATCCACAGCCGGACGCCGGAGGATCCGGTCGCGGTCCGCGCGCTGGTCGCCGCGGCGAACGGCGCCTAA
- a CDS encoding Gfo/Idh/MocA family oxidoreductase, with the protein MHDSDDRSVSRRDFLGAGVTAAAAVNLLPGTALAGDAGQADRMIGVPFAPRDVVRVGLIGVGGRGRSLLRDLLAIDGVQVTALCDLVPAHAARGAEMVKEAGQATAPAIFDGSDSIWEQLVVRDNIDIVYIATPWNWHVPMAVGAMRQGKHAAVEVPAATTLDDCWTLVNVSEKTRRHCIMLENCCYGYNEMLVLNLVKAGKLGRLTHGECAYIHDLRELLLSDEGEGLWRRYPHLQLDGNLYPTHGLGPVANYMAINRGDRFDYLVSMSSLEAGLTEYRDEHLDPTDPKRRERYRTGDMNTSLIKTALGRTVMLQHDVVSPRPYSRINLISGTRGIFADYPARIMLEGQPEGDAWTGLDGYKAEYENPLWTRVGELARKLGGHGGMDFIMNYRMVQCLREGLVPDMDVYDAAAWSAPGPLSVASVQKGSKPVDVPDFTRGAWRTPRPVMG; encoded by the coding sequence ATGCATGACTCCGATGATCGCAGCGTCTCCCGCCGGGACTTCCTCGGCGCTGGCGTGACGGCCGCCGCGGCCGTCAATCTCCTCCCCGGGACCGCATTGGCAGGCGACGCCGGCCAGGCAGACCGGATGATCGGCGTCCCCTTCGCGCCTCGCGATGTGGTCCGCGTCGGCCTCATCGGCGTCGGCGGGCGGGGACGCAGCCTGCTGCGGGACCTGCTCGCGATCGACGGAGTCCAGGTCACAGCGCTCTGCGATCTCGTGCCGGCGCATGCCGCTCGCGGCGCCGAGATGGTCAAGGAGGCTGGGCAGGCAACGGCGCCGGCCATCTTCGACGGCAGCGACAGCATCTGGGAACAGCTCGTGGTCCGTGACAACATCGACATCGTCTACATCGCCACGCCCTGGAACTGGCACGTGCCGATGGCGGTCGGGGCCATGCGACAGGGGAAGCACGCCGCGGTGGAGGTCCCCGCCGCCACGACGCTGGACGACTGCTGGACGCTGGTGAACGTCTCCGAGAAGACCCGGCGGCATTGCATCATGCTGGAAAACTGCTGTTACGGATACAACGAGATGCTGGTGCTGAACCTCGTGAAGGCCGGCAAGCTCGGCCGCCTGACGCACGGGGAGTGCGCGTATATCCACGATCTCCGCGAACTGCTGCTGAGCGACGAGGGGGAGGGGCTCTGGCGGCGGTACCCGCACCTTCAGCTGGATGGCAACCTCTATCCCACACACGGCCTCGGGCCCGTGGCCAACTATATGGCCATCAACCGGGGCGACCGGTTCGACTATCTGGTCTCGATGAGCAGCCTCGAGGCGGGGCTCACGGAATATCGCGATGAGCATTTGGACCCGACCGACCCGAAACGGCGGGAACGGTACCGCACCGGCGACATGAACACCTCGCTCATCAAGACCGCCCTCGGACGCACCGTCATGCTGCAGCACGACGTGGTCAGCCCCCGCCCCTACAGCCGGATCAACCTGATCTCCGGCACGCGTGGGATCTTCGCCGACTATCCCGCCAGGATCATGCTCGAGGGCCAGCCCGAGGGCGATGCATGGACCGGCCTGGATGGCTACAAGGCGGAATACGAAAACCCGCTCTGGACGCGGGTGGGAGAGCTCGCCCGCAAGCTGGGCGGGCACGGCGGGATGGACTTCATCATGAACTACCGGATGGTCCAGTGCCTCCGTGAGGGCCTCGTCCCCGACATGGACGTGTACGACGCCGCCGCCTGGAGTGCGCCCGGACCCCTCAGCGTCGCGTCCGTGCAGAAGGGGAGCAAGCCGGTGGACGTCCCCGATTTCACGCGCGGCGCGTGGCGCACGCCGCGCCCGGTGATGGGTTAG
- a CDS encoding galactokinase family protein — translation MTGTDLRDRVRAALDAGAREPALWHVPGRVELLGKHTDYAGGRSLLCAIDRGLVIGMVPRDDDTVTFLDSTSGARAAFRLEPELVPLTGRWAGFPMTVARRIAQNFPGARRGADLALASNLPSAAGMSSSSALIVATFLALAEVNELSSSETWREHLSTPEALAEYLGCIENGQNFGPLAGDRGVGTFGGSQDHTAILCCKAGRVSRYSFAPVTFEEDIPWPDAMALVIAVSGVRSRKSGPQREAYNRLSLAVRTILGRWRQASGSAAATLAAAAAEPGAREAILQLLLGQEEDEPGFPAGFLAGRFRQFTTESTEIIPDASRALEVRDFRRFGELVDRSQLGAEEGLENQVPETVHLARRARALGAHAASAFGAGFGGSVWAMVDADAADRFGRDWIGEYRRAFPGAARRAECFRTEPAPGARRID, via the coding sequence CTGACGGGCACCGACCTCCGCGATCGGGTCCGCGCCGCACTCGACGCGGGTGCGCGGGAGCCCGCGCTCTGGCACGTCCCCGGCCGAGTGGAGCTGCTCGGCAAGCACACCGACTACGCCGGCGGCCGGAGCCTCCTCTGCGCCATCGATCGCGGACTCGTCATCGGGATGGTGCCCCGCGACGACGACACCGTGACCTTCCTCGACTCCACGAGCGGCGCACGCGCGGCCTTCCGACTCGAACCCGAACTGGTGCCCCTCACCGGACGGTGGGCCGGCTTTCCGATGACGGTGGCTCGGCGGATCGCGCAGAACTTCCCCGGCGCGCGCCGGGGCGCCGATCTGGCACTCGCCAGCAACCTCCCCTCCGCTGCGGGGATGAGCAGTTCCAGCGCGCTCATCGTCGCAACTTTTCTCGCGCTCGCCGAGGTGAACGAACTCTCCTCCAGTGAAACCTGGCGCGAGCATCTCTCCACCCCGGAAGCGCTGGCGGAGTACCTTGGCTGCATCGAGAACGGCCAGAACTTCGGGCCGCTCGCGGGCGACCGCGGAGTCGGGACGTTTGGAGGGAGCCAGGACCACACCGCAATTCTCTGCTGCAAGGCGGGGCGTGTCAGCCGCTACTCCTTTGCCCCGGTCACCTTCGAGGAAGACATCCCATGGCCCGACGCAATGGCGCTCGTCATTGCCGTCAGTGGCGTCCGCTCACGGAAATCTGGGCCGCAGCGCGAGGCCTACAACCGGCTGTCGCTGGCCGTTCGGACTATCCTCGGCCGCTGGCGTCAGGCGTCGGGGTCCGCTGCCGCCACGCTCGCTGCCGCCGCCGCGGAGCCGGGAGCGCGCGAGGCGATCCTCCAGCTCCTGCTTGGGCAGGAGGAAGATGAACCGGGATTCCCGGCCGGCTTCCTCGCCGGGCGGTTTCGCCAATTCACGACCGAGAGTACCGAGATCATCCCGGACGCGTCGCGCGCGCTCGAAGTTCGCGACTTCCGCCGATTCGGGGAGCTCGTCGATCGCTCGCAGCTCGGTGCCGAGGAGGGGTTGGAGAACCAGGTGCCGGAGACCGTACACCTGGCCCGCCGCGCCCGCGCCCTGGGGGCGCACGCGGCCTCGGCGTTCGGCGCGGGATTCGGCGGCAGCGTCTGGGCCATGGTCGACGCCGACGCGGCCGATCGGTTCGGGAGAGATTGGATCGGAGAATACCGCCGCGCCTTCCCCGGCGCGGCCCGAAGGGCGGAGTGCTTTCGGACGGAGCCAGCGCCCGGCGCCCGGCGCATCGACTGA